The Streptomyces sp. NBC_00569 genomic sequence CAAGACCGCCCTCACCGTCAAGCTCGACGGCGTCAACAGGGGGCGTCCGTTCAGCGTCCTGCGGGCCGACGTGGCCACGGCGAAGGCCACCGTCGACGACCACAAGGCGGAGGGGTACAGCAACCTCGCCCACGCCAAGGTCCACATCCCGGGCCTGCCGCTCCTCTCGCTCATCGAGGTCGGCCAGGTCACGTCGAAGGCGGTCTGCGAGACGGGCAAGCGGCCCGTCGCCGAGTCGAACGTCCTGGGCGGCGTCACGGTCCTCGGCAAGAAAGTGACCCTCTCGGCGGGCGGCACCACCGAGGTGAAGGTCCCGGGGGTGGGTGAGGTCCGGCTCGACCTCTCGAAGACGCACACCACATCCCGTACGGCTGCCGCCTCGGCGCTCGAACTGAAGGTGTCCGTCAACCCGCTCAAGCTCAACGTGGGGGAGGTGGAGGGCACGGTGACCCTCGCCGGCGCGGCCTGCGAGACGCCCACGGCGGCGCCCGCGCAGAAGCCTCCCGCCAAGCCGGCCGACGACGTGAAGCCGCAGGGCGGCGCCGCCGAGCCGATCGCCAAGCCCGCCGCCGAGCCCGCCGCCAAGGCGGACCTCGCGGAGACCGGGGGGAACTCGATGACGCCGTACATCGCGGGCGGTGCCATCGTGCTGCTGGTCGCCGGAGGCGGAGCCGTCGCCGTCGCCCGGCGCGGGCGCTCCTGACCCGAGCGCCCGAGGGGGACCGGAGGGGAGCGGGTGGGCGGGAGTCGGGGACTCCCGCCCACCCGCAAGTGTCCGTCAGGCGCTCGTCAGCGCCTGGTCGAGGGCCTGCAGGAACCGGCCCGTCGTCGCCCTGTCCCGCACCGCGAGACGCAGCCAGTCCGTGCCGAGACCCGGGAACGTGTCGCCGCGCCGCACCGCGAAACCCCGCTCCCGCAGCCGCGCGCGCAGCGCCGCCGCCCCAGGGGCCCGCACCAGTACGAACGGACCCTCCGCGGGACCCGCC encodes the following:
- a CDS encoding SCO1860 family LAETG-anchored protein, with product MPSTTFRTPGRRLAASAAATALAVAPALLATAGTAHATGGHGGKSSAVVLRTDLNVSLLNKTVNVPLTATLNEVQAPASADKTALTVKLDGVNRGRPFSVLRADVATAKATVDDHKAEGYSNLAHAKVHIPGLPLLSLIEVGQVTSKAVCETGKRPVAESNVLGGVTVLGKKVTLSAGGTTEVKVPGVGEVRLDLSKTHTTSRTAAASALELKVSVNPLKLNVGEVEGTVTLAGAACETPTAAPAQKPPAKPADDVKPQGGAAEPIAKPAAEPAAKADLAETGGNSMTPYIAGGAIVLLVAGGGAVAVARRGRS